CGCTGTACAAGGGGCGCTTCTGGCTCCCGCACCGGCAGCAGGTGGAGCTGCGCCGCCAGATCCCGGAGCTGGGCTTTCCCGTGGGGGGCATGATCCGCGGGACGATGCGCATCTCCAACTACCGCTTCAACCAGGGGCTCTCCCCCGCCCTCTTCGCGGGCCCAAAGCTGGTGTCGGTGCCCGACGCGCAGCGCCGCAGCTTCGGCTTCGAGCAGCCGATCGACGCGGAGCTGCACGAGGAGGGAATCGGCCCCACCACCGAGCTGGGCGACGTGCGGCGGCAGGCGGCGGAGCTGATCCGCGGGCGGATGCTGAGCGGCCTCCCAGCGGTGCGGCTGAACGTGCCGGCGGCCTCGTCCGTCCTGCGCTACAACCGCGCGGAGGGCGCGGTGGTCGGCTTCGGCACGCGCATTCACCCCAGCGAGCCGCTGACGCTGGAGGCGCGCGGCGGGTGGGCGTTCGGGCCGATGCACCCCACGCTGGAGGGGGCGGCGACGGTCACGCACCCCGGCTACCGCATGGGCGCCCGCGCCTACGTGTACGAGCCGCGCGACGTGGGCGTGGGCCCCGTGATCTCGGGCGCCATGAACACGCTGACCTCGCTGGTGGCGGGGCTCGACTACACCGACCCCTTTTACGCCGGCGGGCTGGAGGGGTGGGGCGAGCGCCGCGTGGGCGGCGCGTGGACGGGTACGCTGCGGCTGCGCGCCGAGGCCCACACCGCCGCGCGCCTGACCTCCACCTTCACGCTCGGCGGCACCGGCGACTTCCGCGAGGTGCGGCCGGTCGACGAGGGGATGATGCTGGGCGGCTCCCTGTTCTTTGCGCGCGCGGCGCCGAGCGGTGTGGCACGCGGGTGGTCCGCGTCGGCGGGGTTGGACGGAGGCGTGTTCTGGGGCGACGAGCCGGACGAGCTCGACCCCACCTTCACCGTGAACGGCACGCGCCCCTTCGTGCGGCCCCGCCTGGAGCTGGGATGGGTGCGCCGCTGGACCCCGGCGCGCGCGGAGCTGGAGGCGGGCACCTCCGCCGGGATTGCGCTCGGTGAGCTGCCGCGGCAGGCGCTTTTCCTTGTGGGCGGGCGCGGCACCGTCCCCGGCTTCCCCTTTCGCGCTTTCGGCGGCGACCGCTTCGCGCTGGCGCGGGTGATGGCCTCGGCGGACGTGGCGGGGCCGTGGCTGCGCGGGCGCGCCTTCGCCAACGCCGGGTGGACGGGAGTGGGCTCCGCCGGCCGCGAGCCGCTCCAGGATTGGGGCGCGGCGACGACGGGGAGCCCGCGTTTTTCAGTGGGCACCGGTGTGGGGCTCTTCTACGACATTCTGCGCGTGGACGTGGCGCGCGGCCTGGGGCCGGACGGCCGCTGGGAGCTGATCGTGGAGGCCAATCCTTCGTTCTGGGACTTCCTGTGACCGAACTTTCCTCGCGCGGAGGATGGGCATGCTTGGGGTGATCGTGCGCGGCGCCATCGCCGTCTTCCTCCTGTATCTCGCCGTGAAGCAGCTCCAGGCCGGCCACCCGCTGTACGCCGCGGTGGACGTGATCTTTGCGATGGTGGCTGGCCTCCTCGCCTTCTCCGCGTGGCCCGGCGCCACGCGCCCGCCGGCGCGGCTGATCCGCGGGCTGGTGGCGGTGGGGGTGGTGCTGTGGATCGCGTCGCTGGTGGGGCGGTTCGTGTAAGGCGGGCTGCGGCGCGACGTCGGGCACGGGCGGCCACGCGGGGCCGCCCCTACGAGGTCTGGGTGGGTGGCGCGGGGTCGAGGCGGGGCATGCGGTAGGGCAGACACGCAGGTCTGCCCTACCAGGCATCGGTGACGTGCGTGAGTGGCGGTGCGGCGTCGGCCACGGGCGCGATAAATCGCGCCCCTACCGCTGTTCCCCATTCCCCATTCCCCATTCCCCATTCCCCATTCCCCATTCCCCATTCCCCATTCCCCATTCCCCATTCCCCGCATTCCGTGATCGACGCATTCCACCTCCCCGGCATCTCGCACCCGCCGACCACCACATGGTCGTACGGCAAGGGGGCGGATGCCTTCGAGGTCCGCATTCCGCGGCTGACGGCGGCGCTGCTGCGCGAGCAGGTGCGGGCGCTGGCGGCCGCGCGCGAGGAGCACCTGGCGCGGAGGCCCGTGGCCGGGATCGTGGAGGTGGTGGACCGGGTCGCCGCGCGCCTGCTGGACCCCGCGGACCCGCTGCGGCGCACCGCCGAGCGCGCCCTCCCCGCGATGACCAACTACTCGCCCGCCATGATCCGCCTGGTCCTGGACCGCATGGCGGCGGACTGGCGCGCGGCTCCCATCCGCGAGCTCCTGCGCTCCGAGTTCGGCGACCCGCGCGTGCTGGACGGCTTCTTCCCCGCGCAGCGCGGCGGCGGGGAGCGGATGGCGGTCGGGCCGCGCCTGGTGGCGAACGTGTTCAGCGGCAACGTCCCCGGCGTGGCGGTGACGGCGCTGGTGCGCTGCCTCCTCCTCAAGTCCGCGGCGCTGGGGAAGACGGCGGTCGGCGAGCCCCTCCTGGCCACTCTCTTCGCGCGCGGCGTGGCGGAGGTGGATGCGGGGCTGGGAGCCTGCCTGGCCGTCACCTACTGGCCCGGCGGCGACGACGAGATGGAGCGCACCGCGCTGGAAGCCGCGGACGCCGTGGTCGTGTACGGCGGCGCCGACGCGGTGTCCGCCGTGCGCGAGCGCACCCCGGCCGGGACGCGCTTCCTGGGATACGGCCCCAAGATCTCCTTCGGCGTGGTCGGCCGCGACGCGCTCACCCGCGATGCCGCCGCCGATGCCGCGCGCGGCGCCGCTCTGGACGCTTCCACCTTCGACCAGCAGGGGTGCGTGTCGCCGCACCTCTTCTACGTGGAGGAGGGGGGCGAGGTCTCGCCGCGCGGGTGGGCCGCGCTGCTGGCGCGGGAAATGGAGGCAGTGGAGCGCGAGCTTCCGCGCGGCACCCTGGCGCCCCGCGAGTCGTCGTCCATCCGCCAGCTTCGCGCGGTGGCGGAGTTCGCGGAGGCGGGCGGCGGCGGTACCGATCTCCACGCATCGCGCGAGGGCACGGCGTGGACGGTGATCCACGAGCCGGACTCCGCCTTCACCGCATCGTGCCTCAACCGCGTGGTCCGCGTGAAGCCCGTCGCCTCCCTGGATGACGTGCCGGCGCTGGTAGAGCGCTTCGGGCCCTATTTGCAGACCGTGGGCGTCGCCGCATCCGCGGAGGCGGCGCGCAGGCTGGCGGCGGCGCTGGCGCCGGTCGGTGTCGCGCGGGTTACAACGCTGGGGAAGATGGCCTGGCCGCCGCAGACCTGGCACCACGACGGGCGTCCCCCGCTGCGGGAGTTGGTGCGGTGGTGCGATCTGGAGACGGCGGGGGAAGGCGCGTAGCGGCGCGGGCGCCCTCCCCGCTCGTTCCTCGCTGCCCCTCCCCCAAAACAACCTGGGGGAGGGGCGCACGCGTACATCTGTTCCGGGGTGCCGGGGTTCGGTACGGCGTCGGGCACGGGCGGCCACGCGGGGCCGCCCCTACGGGATCCGTGCGTATAGCCGTCATCGAAGTACCGCGCAAATGCAAACCGCCCCCTCCCCCAGGTTGTTTTGGGGGAGGGGGCAGCGAGGTGACGAGCGGGGGCGGCGGCCTGCTACCCCAGCCACTCCTCCTCGTCCTCCTCGTCCTCGGCCTTGGCGGCGGGCGCGACGGGGATGACGGGCTTGGGGCGCGGCGGGTCCGGGGAGATCAGGACGTTGGAGGCGGCGGCGTAGAACGGCGGCGCGTCCGGGTTGTCCAGGCGGATGTGCAGGAGGCGGCTTCCGTCGCCCGTCTTTCCCAGCACCGCCGCGATCTCGCCCAGGCCGGCGGAGCAGCACACCTCGTCGCCCACCTTGGGGA
This genomic window from Longimicrobium sp. contains:
- a CDS encoding acyl-CoA reductase; this translates as MIDAFHLPGISHPPTTTWSYGKGADAFEVRIPRLTAALLREQVRALAAAREEHLARRPVAGIVEVVDRVAARLLDPADPLRRTAERALPAMTNYSPAMIRLVLDRMAADWRAAPIRELLRSEFGDPRVLDGFFPAQRGGGERMAVGPRLVANVFSGNVPGVAVTALVRCLLLKSAALGKTAVGEPLLATLFARGVAEVDAGLGACLAVTYWPGGDDEMERTALEAADAVVVYGGADAVSAVRERTPAGTRFLGYGPKISFGVVGRDALTRDAAADAARGAALDASTFDQQGCVSPHLFYVEEGGEVSPRGWAALLAREMEAVERELPRGTLAPRESSSIRQLRAVAEFAEAGGGGTDLHASREGTAWTVIHEPDSAFTASCLNRVVRVKPVASLDDVPALVERFGPYLQTVGVAASAEAARRLAAALAPVGVARVTTLGKMAWPPQTWHHDGRPPLRELVRWCDLETAGEGA